The genomic interval TCAAGGCCCTGTACACCATGGCTACGCGCGTTTACAGGCCGGGCTTCGCTTTGCAGATCTGCGTTGAAGGGGCGCTGTGGGTGGGCGCGATGTACGCGCTGCACCACGCCCGGGAGGCCCTGGTTCAATCAGTGCGCCATGCCTGCTGAATGCAGTTCCAGGCATTTAGGCCTCCAGCGCTTATCTGGCAAGCGCCTTCAGCTATAAAAACAAAAGCATCAGGTCAACAGCGTCACCGCCGCCGAAAAACTCAGGAACGCCAGCGCGGTGGACACCAGAATGATCCGCGCCACACGCCCGTTGTTGGCACCGAACTTCTCGGCCAGCAGCGAGACATTGCTGGCGCTGGGCAGGGCCGCCAGCAGCACCAGCACCGTAAGGGCAAACGGCGTGAGCGGCACCCCCATGGCGATGGCGGCGGTGCCCGCGCACCACACCAGCAGCGGGTGCACCAGCAGCTTGGCCAGCGCCACGGGCACGTAGTCGCGCGCCGGTACGCGCTCGTGCTGGTTCATCTGCGAGCGCGCCAGCACCGCGCCAATGGTGAACAGCGCCACCGGCGAGGCTGCGTCGGCCAGCATGGCCACGGTTTTGTCCACCGGGCCGGGCAGCTGGAACTGCAGGGCCGAGGCCAGCGCACCCAGCGCAATCGACCACGGCATGGGGTTGGTGGCCATGCCCCTGAAGGCGTTGCGCAATGCCACGCCCACGCCGTGGGTGCCCGCCCCATCCAGGCGCGACAGCGCAATGCACAGCGAACTGGTGATGACCATGTCCACCACGATGGTCACGATGGCCGGGCCCGCGGCCTGCGCGCCCAAAAGGGCCACCAGCAGCGGCACGCCCATGAAGCCGGTGTTGGGGAAGGCGGCCACAAGGGCGCCAAAGGCAGCGTCGTTCCAGCCGATGCGCGCGTTGCGCGTGAGCGCCACCGTGGCGCCCACCATGACCAGGGCACACACCACATAGACGCCCGCCACAGCCGGGTCCAGCAGCTGCCCGATGGGCGTGCTGGCGCCAAAGCGGTACAGCATGCAGGGCAGCGCAAAGTACAGCACGAAGGCGTTGAGCCCGGGGATGGCCGGTTGCGGCAGCACGCCGCGCCGCGCAGCGAGATAGCCGCAGAGCACGAGCGCGAAGAAGGGGAAGGTGATGAGAAGGACGGATAGCACGGACCCATTTTCCTTGCTGCGCCTGCGGCCGGGGTTCGCGGCGCCCGGTGTGGTCAGCGCAAAGTCAGACGGGGGTCATCGCACACAACGCATGCAGGAGAAGCAAAACGCACCTCGGCATCTCCACGGATTTGCATTCAACCGGATAACCAGGCGGGGAGCCGCAGACAGTGCTGTAGCACGGCAAGGCTCCCTCCACACCCAAGAAGGACGTTAGCCGGTTGAAGGCAAATCCGCGTCACTGCTTGCGCTGGATGATGAGGTTGCGCTTGGCATCCTCGGGGTAGGCAAAGGTGATGGCGCCGTTCTTGACCATGCCGATGATCAGCATGTTGCGCGTGATGGCGTCCTTGTCCTGCACGCTGAAGGGTTTGTCGTAGGTGGAGACCACGCCGTAGTAGGTTTTCATCTTGCCTTCCAGCGATTCCTTGATGGCCTTGCCCGTGAGGTTGCCATCGCGGATGCCGAGGAACGAATACATCAGCAGGTAGGTAGCGTCATAAGCGTTGGCCGCGGCCATGGGCACGGCCATACGGCCCTGGAATTTGCGCGAATAACTGGACAGGAAGGCGGCGCGCCGCTCGTTGCTGGGCTCGGCAATGAAGGTCTGCACGGCCAGCGCGCCTTCGGCCGCGTCCTTGGCGCCGTCGATGAAAAACGGGAAGGACAGCGTCCAGCCGCCCACCTGGGGCACCTTCCAGCCGAGCGCCTTCTTGCCGTTGGCGATGGCGGCGTTCTCGGGCCCCACGGTGTAGCTGAAGATCACGTTGGCACCGGCATTGCGGGCGGCCGTGAGCTCGGCCGTGAGGTCCTTCACGCCCAGCGCGAAGCGGGCCACGTAGGCGGGCTTGAGCTTCTTGTCCTCCAGTGCCGCCACCACATCCTTGTAGCCACCCTCGCCGTAGCCCGTGGTGTCGGCAAAGATGGCCACCTTGTCCCAGCCGCGTTTGACGATGTCGTCCACCATGAAAGGCGCCTGCAGCGCGTCGCGTGCCTGCACGCGAAACACGTAGCTGTCGGCCGGGGGGTACTTGGCCGTCACCTCCGTACCGGCGGAGCAGGGCACGATCAGCGGCGTCTTCGAATCCTGGAACAGGTCGATGGACTTCATCGCCACACCCGTGTTGCAAAAGCCGATGGCGGCGACCACCTTTTCCTGCACCAGCTCCTGCGACACCTTGCGCCCCTGGTCCGGGGTGGCGGCGTCGTCCTTGATGACCAGCTCCAGCGGCCGGCCCAGGTAGCCGCCCACGGCATTGATCTCGTCCACCGCGAGCTTGATGCCGTTGAGCATGGGCACGCCAAAGTCCGCCGAAGGCCCGGTGAACGGCCCCACGACCCCGATGCGCACCGGGTTGGCGCCGCCGCCCTGCTGGGCCAGCACTGGCCCGGGCAAGAGCGTGCCCGCAGCCAGCATGCAGCCCGCCGTTGCGGTGACCACCGCCCGGAGCCGCGTGCGGGCGGTGTGCGCAAAGGCCTTCGAAGAGAACGTGACAAACGCGATCATGGTGATGGGCCTGTAAAACGCCGCCCGCAGGGTCCGGGCGCCGGGATGAACGGAAGCTGCCAGTATCAAAGTGTGACAACCCACTCCGCCAGCGGGGTTTCCCGAACCGGGGCGCAGTCCTGCGGTGCCTGCGCCCGCAACCGCCTGGCCCGGCGCTTGTTGCGTCAGCACGGTGTCAGGTGCGAGGCGGGCCACGGCAGCACGCCGGTATCATTGCGCGCTTCGCTGGCGCACACGGTGCCAGATGCGCCACCCCTCCCCTCTCCCTGGTTCCCTTCGCCCCCCTTTCGCATGTCCGCCGGTCTCAATCTCGCCCAGCTCCAGGCTGTCCATTACACCGACGGTGCCTGCCTGGTGCTGGCCGGCGCGGGCTCGGGCAAGACGCGCGTGATCACGCAGAAGATTGCGCACATGATCGAAAAGGGCATGGACCCCCGGCGGATCGCGGCCATCACCTTCACCAACAAGGCGGCAGCCGAAATGCGCGAGCGCGCCAAGGGCCTCATCGGTCGCCGCGCCAAGGACGTGCTGGTGTGCACCTTCCACGCCCTGGGCGTGCGCATGGTGCGCGAGGACGGCGCGGTGCTGGGCCTCAAGCCCCAGTTCAGCATCATGGATGCCGACGATGTGACGGGCATCCTGAAAGACGCTGCCGGCGGCACCACCGACCTGGCCACCGCACGCCAGTGGCAGTGGACGATCAGCAAGTGGAAGAACATGGGCCTGAACGCCGAGCAGGCGCTGACACAGGCGGCCGACGACAGCGAACGCAGCATTGCGGTGCTGATGGCACGGTACGAGGAACGCCTGGCGGCCTACCAGAGCGTGGACTTTGACGACCTGATCGGCATGCCGCTCAAGCTCCTGCGCGACTTCCCCGAGGTGCGCGCCAAGTGGCAGGCGCAGCTGGGCCATGTGCTGGTGGATGAGTACCAGGACACCAATGCCACGCAGTACGAACTTTTGAAGCTGCTGGTGGGCGAACGCGGCCACTTCACCGCCGTCGGCGACGATGACCAGAGCATCTATGGCTGGCGCGGCGCCACGCTGGACAACCTCAAGAAGCTGCCCATCGACTTTCCAGAGCTCAAGGTCATCAAGCTGGAGCAGAACTACCGCTCCACCAGTGCCATCCTGCGCGCGGCCAACAACGTGATCGGGCCCAACCCCAAGCTGTTCCCCAAGACGCTGTTCAGCGAACTGGGCGAAGGCGAGCCCGTGCGCGTGGTCGATGCCGACACCGAAGAGCACGAGGCCGAGCGCGCCGTGGCCCGCATCCAGAGCCTGCGCGCTGCAGCCAACCCGCCGCCGGACTGGAAGAGCTTTGCCATTCTGTACCGCGCCAACCACCAGGCCAAGCCGTTCGAAAAAGCGCTGCGCAAGGCCAACATCCCGTACAAGGTGTCGGGCGGCACGAGCTTTTTTGACCGGGCGGAAATCAAGGACCTGTGCGCCTGGTTTCGCCTGTGGATCAACAACGACGACGACCCGGCGTTTTTGCGCGCCATTGGCAGCCCCAAACGCGGCATCGGCCACACCACGCTGGCCGCTTTGGGCGCGTTTGCCACGCAGCACAAGCAAAGCATGTTTGGCGCGCTGTTCAACGGCATGCTGCCGGCGGCCGTGCCCAAGCGCGCGCTGGATGGCCTGCACGAGTTCGGCCGCTACATCAACGACCTGGAGCACCGCGCCCGCCACACGCACGGCGCCGAAGATGCGCGCGCCTTCCTGGCCGACTGGCTCAAGGAAATAGGCTACGAGCAGCACCTGTACGACGGCGAAGACAGCGAAAAGGTGGCCGCCGCCCGCTGGAGCAATGTGCTGGAGTTCTGCGACTGGATGGCCCAGCGCGCGGGCGGGCAGATTGACGACACGGCGGGCGCCGTGGTGGCCAGGGAGACCAAAAGCCTGCTGGAGGTGTCGCAGACCATCGCGCTGCTCTCGACCATCAGCGAGCGCGAGCAGGAGCAGGACATGGTCACGCTTTCGACCCTGCACGCCAGCAAGGGGCTGGAGTGGCCGCACGTCATTCTGGTGGGCGTGACCGAGGGCATGCTGCCCTTCAAGCTCGACGACGACGAAGGCCGCCAGCACAAGGTGAGCGACGACACCCTGCAGCGCCTGCAGGAAGAGCGCCGCCTGATGTACGTGGGCATCACCCGCGCCCAGCGCACCCTGGCCGTGAGCTGGACAAAAAAGCGCAAGAAGGGCCGCGAGATGGTGGCCGCGCAGCCCAGCCGCTTCATCGCCGAAATGGGCCTGGACAAGACCACCGCCCGCGAAGACCCGCGCGAAAAGCTCAAGGCCCTGCGCGCCGAATTTGCCGCCAGGGCGCAGGCCACCAGTGCCGTCCACGCGGCTGCCGCAGCGCACCCGGCGCCCACGAACTGACGCCCCGAAGCACACTCCACCGCAGCCCATGGCGCACCGCTCCTTCTTGCCACCCCACCCCGCCCTGGGCGCCATCGCTTTGGTTTTGATAGCTATCAGCGCTTATCCTACAAGCGCCAGCGGCCAAAATGCCCCAAAATCCACCACCGCCGCCTGCCCGGCTGCGGCAGACCTGGACCACCGGCACCTGCAGGGCCGCTGGCTGGCGCAGCTGCAAGGCACCGCGCCGGACACCCCTGGCGCCAGCGCCACACTGCAGCTGGACCCGCACCCCGAACTGGCACAGAGCGTGCGTGGGACGGTGCAGCGCAACGGCACCACCGCGCAGGTCAGCGGTGATGTCGATGGGGGCGAGCTGACCCTGGAAGAATCGATCAACGGCACGAACATCAGCGCCACCTGGACAGGCCAGGTGGTCGATGGAAGTTGCGGCAAGGAAATACGCGGAACATGGAACAACGCAGCACCCACCCCTTCGGCGCCCCCGGCACCGCCCATCCCGTTCGTACTGCGCAAGCAGGCGGGGTGGCAATGAACCGCGCCCAGGCCCCGCGCCCGCGCCCCGGCCGCCTGCAGCACGCCATGGCCCTGGTGATTGCAGCACTGGCACCCACCGGAGCCGTGCTGGCGCAGGCGGCCCCGGACGGCAACGCCGGCACCGCAGACAGCGCGCTGCGCCGCTGCACCGCGCTGAGCAACGACAACCAGGCGCGCCTGGCCTGCTTTGACCAGTGGGCCGCCCAGCAGGCCTGGCAGGCGCCGGCAGCCTCGGCCGAAGCTGCCGCAGCCGTTCCGCCGCCTGTGGACGCCACACTGCCTGCAACCCGCGTCATTGATGTGGCCCGCACTGACGGCTGCCGCGACCCGCAGTACAGCGACCTCTCGCGCTTCTGGGAACTGGAGTCGGGCAGCGACTGCGGCACCTTCAGCTTTCGCGGCTACCGGCCCATCACGGTGTCTGTGGTGGGCGCCAGCAACGTGAACCGCCAGCCCACCTCGGATGCCGACGGCAACTCGGCCGCCGAATCCACCCCCTACCGCCGCGCGGAAAACCGCATCCAGCTGTCGGTGCGCACCAAGATCGCGCAAGGCCTGCTCACGCAGGGGCATCCCACACTCAAGGATTCGGTGTGGTTTGGCTACACGCAGCAGTCGTACTGGCAGCTGTTCACGCCCGAAATCTCGCGCCCGTTCCGCGCCACCGACCACGAGCCCGAGGTGATGTATGTCTACCCCACCACGGCGCAGCTGCCTTTTGGCTGGAAGTGGCGCTACAGCGGCATCGGGCTGGTGCACCAGTCCAATGGCCAGAGCAAGCCACTGTCGCGCAGCTGGAACCGCATGTACCTGATGACCGGCATGGAACTGGGCAACCGCGTCAGTGTGAACGCCCGTATCTGGAAGCGCATCCCCGAAAGCTCGGGCAGCGACGACAACCCGGGCATCAGCGACTATGTGGGCCGCGGCGAGCTGTCGGCCTTCTGGAACTACGACAAGGACAACACTTTCGGCGCCACGCTGCGCCATTCTCTGGCCAGCAGTGACCGGGGCTCGTTGCGCCTGGAGTGGCTGCAGACGCTGGGCACCGGCCTGTTCGGCGGCAAGAGCAACCTGCGCCTGCACACGGCGCTGTTCAGTGGCTATGGCGACAGCATGATCGACTACAACCGCAAGCGCACCGTGTTCAGCGTGGGGTTGAGTCTGGTGGATTTTTAAGCAGGTACGTCCCCCTGAGGCGCTGCGCGCCTTCCCCCTTCTCTCGAATCGCTGTGCGATTCGGGAAGGGGGACGCAGCCCTTGCTGCGGGGCGGCCCTTGCTTGGCTGCCCTCGCCTGGTGCGCGCCAGTCTCGACGGCCACGTGCCTTGCCAGGCAATACCAATAGTGGGCACCCGACATTGCTCACAACTCGTTACGACATCGTCCTCAAGTTTCTTTGGATGGCGCCGACGTGCCGCCACAATGACACGCGCACAGAAACCGGCATGGCCCTTTGTGAAGGGCTCCCAAAAAGAGCCCCTTTCCCACCGTTTTACCTGCCATTGCCTGCAGCGTGCCCCTCGACAATGCCGACAAAGAGGAACACACCCATGGACATGCAATACCAGCTCAAGGCAGGCAGCTACTACCTGTATGACATGCGCGAGGCGCCCAGCGCGGTGACGGGTGAGCGCCGCTTCAAGCTCAAGACCGACACGGTGGCCATTGCGTTCGACAAGCACACGGGCGAGGTGCACCAGCATGGCAGCCCCACGCGCATCCAGTCGTGGGCCAACAACACCCGCCGCCGCCTGCGCGCTGCCGGGGCGCAGGACGTGGCCAATGACATCGTGGTGGTGTCGGGCCCGCTGCCGGTGGACGAACTCAACAAGTGCCTGTGGGTGCGCGGCTATGTGCGCCGCATGTTCTCGCGCCTGGCCACGCTGCCGCACGGCAAGCTGCAACGGCCTACGGCCGAGCCGTTTCGCAAGGCGGCCTGATCACGCCGCCGCCTCCCGCTCCCGATACCCACAAGGGCCGCACTCAGCGGCCCTTGTCGTTTCTGCATCCACCGGCCGGGCCGGGGCGCTCAGGCCGCTGCGTCTTCGGGCGTATCGGCTTCGTCGGCCTCCAGCACCTCGGCATGTTTGACGATGGTCACCGGCACCGGACTGCTGTGCGCCACCTCCTGCGAGACAGAGCCCAGCAGCGCGCTGGTGATCGCCCCCTGCCCCTTGGCGCCGATGATGACCATGTCGCACCCGGAGCGCTCGATCATGTCCACCAGCGTGTGCGCCACATCGCCCACACCCACATCGGTTTCATAAGCCACCCCGGCCGCGTCGAGCAGTGCGCGCGCCGACGCCATGAGATGGTCACCCGCCTGCAGGCTGGCAGCGGCGATCAGGTCGGGGTCGCGGGTGGTCACCAGCTCGTACAGCGTGGCGGGCTCCTGTACGTTGGCCAGCACGATCGACGCCTTGAGCCCCTGGCGCACCAGCGCCAGCGCATGGTGCACACCATCCAGCGAGAGTTCGGAGCCGTCTACGGCGATGAGGATTTTGAGCATGGTGTTCTCCTTGTAGTACCTTGGTCCAGTGTAGCCACGGCGTCGCCCAAACCCCATCCATAACCTTGAGCGGGATCAGGCAAGCCTGTCTGGGACAATGCGCCCCATCATGCTGCAGTTCGACCTCCTCAAAACCGACCCCTCCAGCCACGCACGCCGTGGCCAGCTCACGCTCAACCACGGCGTGGTGCAAACCCCCATCTTCATGCCCGTGGGCACCTATGGCACCGTCAAGGGCGTGATGCCCCGCAGCCTGCACGACATGGGCGCGCAGATCATCCTGGGCAACACCTTCCACCTGTGGATGCGCCCGGGCCTCGACGTGATGCAGAGCTTTGGCGGCCTGCATGGCTTTGAAAAGTGGGACAAGCCCATCCTCACCGACTCCGGCGGTTTCCAGGTCTGGAGCCTGGGCGCCATGCGCAAGATCACCGAAGAAGGCGTGACCTTTGCCAGCCCCGTCAACGGCGACAAGCTCTTCATGTCGCCCGAGGTGAGCATGCAGATCCAGACCACGCTCAACAGCGACATCGTGATGCAGCTCGACGAGTGCACGCCGTACGAGACCAAGGGCCACAAGACCACCGAGGCAGAGGCTCGCAAGAGCATGGAAATGAGCCTGCGCTGGGCCAAGCGTTCGCGCGATGAATTCCAGCGGCTGGAGAACCCCAACGCCCTCTTTGGCATCGTGCAGGGCGGCATGTTCAAGAACCTGCGCCAGGAGTCGCTGGAGCGCCTGGTCGAGATGGACTTCCCCGGCTACGCCGTGGGCGGCGTGAGCGTGGGCGAGCCCAAGGACGAGATGCTGGACATCATGGCCCACACGCCCCACCGCCTGCCCGCGCACAAGCCCCGCTACCTGATGGGCGTGGGCACGCCCGAAGACCTGGTGCAGGGGGTGGCCGATGGCGTGGACATGTTCGACTGCGTGATGCCCACGCGCAACGCACGCAACGGCACGATGTTCACGCGCTTTGGCGACCTGAAGATCCGCAACGCACGCCACAAGGCCGACCACAAGCCCATGGACACCAGCTGCACCTGCTACGCCTGCGCGGGCAGTTCGGGCGTGTCGTGGGACGACGGCGGGCGCGAGGGCTTCAGCCGCGCCTACCTGCACCACCTGGACCGCTGCGGCGAAATGCTGGGCCCCATGCTGACCACCGTGCACAACCTGCACTACTACCTGAGCCTGATGCGCGAGGTGCGCGAGTCGCTGGACGCAGGCACCTTTGCCCAGTTCCGTGCGCAGTTCAAGGCAGACCGGGCACGGGGCGTTTGACAGCGCCGCCCGGCACATCGGGCAAGACGCAGGATTTGCTATTTATTTAATAGCTTAAAGCGCTTTTCAGACAAGCGGCGCAGCCCAAAAATCGACTGATTTCAGCTCCCCCGGCATGACGCCTGGGCAAAAAAAACACCTGCCGCTCCGATGGCAGGTGCTTTCCCGGCGCACGCGAGGAGGCGCCGTTCAGTCGCGCAGATCGGGCGGCAGCGAGCCGCCGTTGGCGGCGATGCTGCGCATCACCTGCTTGTGCAGCCAGATATTCCACGCGGCCGAGCCGGGCTCGTCATTTCCGTTGTAGAAAAGCTCGACCGCCAGCTCCTTGCGCGCGGCCAGGCTGCTGTCCAGGCCCAGGAGCTTGAGCAGGTCCACGATGGAGGTACGCCAGTTGAGTGCCTTGGCGCCGGGCATCGCGTCCAGAATCGGCGCCACATCCCCCAGGGGGATCGGGGCCGGCCCGGCAGGGGCGGCCGGGGCAGCGGGGGCGCTGGCGGCGGCTGGCGCTGCAGGGGGTGCTACCACCACTTCAGCGGCATTGGCGGAGGGAAAAATCTTGGAAAAAATCTTGGAAAAAAAGCCCATGGTTGCTCCCGGTTGTGGTGTTGAAAATAAAGGCAAGCCAGACGGCGGCACGCCGGAGCAAGCCCCGGGTGCGCAGCCTTTGTATCACGCCCCTGTGGCAGGTGGTGTTGCAGAAGGTGTTGAGGCGGGCGTCCCGGGTGTCGGCTGCGCTGGCTGGCTGGCCGTTCCGCAGGCGTGGCAAAAGCGTGCAAACGCGCTCTTGCGGGTAGTGCAGGCGCCGCAGTGGTCGAACAGGCCAATGCCGCAGTGGGGGCAGAAGTCGATCTTCTCGTTTTTCAGGTCCACCGGGCGCTCGCAGCCCGGGCATACGCTCTTGGCCAGGCGGGCCAGCGCCACGTCGTAGCCCAGCTCCTTGCGGCGCTCCTGGTCGGGCAGGGTTTCGGCCAGCTTCTGGCGCTCCAGATAGCGGTTGAGTGCCTGGATGGCATAGCGCCCCACCACGGCCGTGATCGCAATGCCCACCACGTAGCGCACGTAGCCGCCATAGCTGGGCAGGTAGGGCACCAGCTCCACAAAGAACGCAAACAGCGCGAAGAAGATGAAGCCCCACACAAACGGCCAGTAGGTGCCCTTGCGCTTTCTGACGAATAGCCAGCCCGCGATGGCCAGCAGCGGCAGCGTGAGGGCCAGGCGGTACAGGAACACCCTGAGCTCGACCTTGCGGCGCTCGGCCTCCAGCTTCACGTAGCCGTCGGCTTCCATCTGGTGGAGCTCCTCTTGCCGCGCCGCGGCGGCCTGGCGGGCATCGAGCGCTGCCTGCTGCTGCGCCTCCACAGCCTGCTGCGTCTTGCGCTCGGCCAGCTTGAGCACATCCAGCGCGTGCGTGCGCGCCAGCACTTCGGGGTCCTGGTCGGCGCGCTGCGTAGCGCTGCGGGTGGACAGCCAGTTGTTGAAGCTCTCCCGCTCGGCCTGCACCTCGCTGCGCACCTTGCTGCGCTGCAGCTGGGCCTGCTCCAGCGCGGTCTGCGCGTCCTGCTCGGCCTGGCGCGCTTCCTTGACCTGGGCACGCAGCTTCTCGGCCGCCGGCTGGTCGAGGAAGTCGTCCACGCGCAACGGGGTTTCGACCTTGGGCAGGTCTCCCACGATGGTGCCCCCCAGGCCGATCAGGAAACTGGCAAACACCAGCGCCACCAGCCAGAGGCCCCGACGAAACCATTTTTCGGAAAGCCGCAGTGATTTGCTCATGAACATTTCCCTCGTTGAATACTATTTATTTGATAGCTGCTCGCGCTTATCCAATAAGCGCTGGAGGCCATTTTTATCAGTTTTTAGCGGTAACGACCACCGGCGCCGCCGCCATCTGTGCGCGCTGCAGCCAGGCCATCACCGAATCCACGGTGACGGTTTCGATGCGATCGGAAAAGCGCTTG from Acidovorax sp. FHTAMBA carries:
- a CDS encoding ABC transporter substrate-binding protein → MIAFVTFSSKAFAHTARTRLRAVVTATAGCMLAAGTLLPGPVLAQQGGGANPVRIGVVGPFTGPSADFGVPMLNGIKLAVDEINAVGGYLGRPLELVIKDDAATPDQGRKVSQELVQEKVVAAIGFCNTGVAMKSIDLFQDSKTPLIVPCSAGTEVTAKYPPADSYVFRVQARDALQAPFMVDDIVKRGWDKVAIFADTTGYGEGGYKDVVAALEDKKLKPAYVARFALGVKDLTAELTAARNAGANVIFSYTVGPENAAIANGKKALGWKVPQVGGWTLSFPFFIDGAKDAAEGALAVQTFIAEPSNERRAAFLSSYSRKFQGRMAVPMAAANAYDATYLLMYSFLGIRDGNLTGKAIKESLEGKMKTYYGVVSTYDKPFSVQDKDAITRNMLIIGMVKNGAITFAYPEDAKRNLIIQRKQ
- a CDS encoding universal stress protein, giving the protein MLKILIAVDGSELSLDGVHHALALVRQGLKASIVLANVQEPATLYELVTTRDPDLIAAASLQAGDHLMASARALLDAAGVAYETDVGVGDVAHTLVDMIERSGCDMVIIGAKGQGAITSALLGSVSQEVAHSSPVPVTIVKHAEVLEADEADTPEDAAA
- a CDS encoding phospholipase A, translating into MNRAQAPRPRPGRLQHAMALVIAALAPTGAVLAQAAPDGNAGTADSALRRCTALSNDNQARLACFDQWAAQQAWQAPAASAEAAAAVPPPVDATLPATRVIDVARTDGCRDPQYSDLSRFWELESGSDCGTFSFRGYRPITVSVVGASNVNRQPTSDADGNSAAESTPYRRAENRIQLSVRTKIAQGLLTQGHPTLKDSVWFGYTQQSYWQLFTPEISRPFRATDHEPEVMYVYPTTAQLPFGWKWRYSGIGLVHQSNGQSKPLSRSWNRMYLMTGMELGNRVSVNARIWKRIPESSGSDDNPGISDYVGRGELSAFWNYDKDNTFGATLRHSLASSDRGSLRLEWLQTLGTGLFGGKSNLRLHTALFSGYGDSMIDYNRKRTVFSVGLSLVDF
- a CDS encoding UvrD-helicase domain-containing protein; its protein translation is MSAGLNLAQLQAVHYTDGACLVLAGAGSGKTRVITQKIAHMIEKGMDPRRIAAITFTNKAAAEMRERAKGLIGRRAKDVLVCTFHALGVRMVREDGAVLGLKPQFSIMDADDVTGILKDAAGGTTDLATARQWQWTISKWKNMGLNAEQALTQAADDSERSIAVLMARYEERLAAYQSVDFDDLIGMPLKLLRDFPEVRAKWQAQLGHVLVDEYQDTNATQYELLKLLVGERGHFTAVGDDDQSIYGWRGATLDNLKKLPIDFPELKVIKLEQNYRSTSAILRAANNVIGPNPKLFPKTLFSELGEGEPVRVVDADTEEHEAERAVARIQSLRAAANPPPDWKSFAILYRANHQAKPFEKALRKANIPYKVSGGTSFFDRAEIKDLCAWFRLWINNDDDPAFLRAIGSPKRGIGHTTLAALGAFATQHKQSMFGALFNGMLPAAVPKRALDGLHEFGRYINDLEHRARHTHGAEDARAFLADWLKEIGYEQHLYDGEDSEKVAAARWSNVLEFCDWMAQRAGGQIDDTAGAVVARETKSLLEVSQTIALLSTISEREQEQDMVTLSTLHASKGLEWPHVILVGVTEGMLPFKLDDDEGRQHKVSDDTLQRLQEERRLMYVGITRAQRTLAVSWTKKRKKGREMVAAQPSRFIAEMGLDKTTAREDPREKLKALRAEFAARAQATSAVHAAAAAHPAPTN
- a CDS encoding serine endopeptidase, whose protein sequence is MSKSLRLSEKWFRRGLWLVALVFASFLIGLGGTIVGDLPKVETPLRVDDFLDQPAAEKLRAQVKEARQAEQDAQTALEQAQLQRSKVRSEVQAERESFNNWLSTRSATQRADQDPEVLARTHALDVLKLAERKTQQAVEAQQQAALDARQAAAARQEELHQMEADGYVKLEAERRKVELRVFLYRLALTLPLLAIAGWLFVRKRKGTYWPFVWGFIFFALFAFFVELVPYLPSYGGYVRYVVGIAITAVVGRYAIQALNRYLERQKLAETLPDQERRKELGYDVALARLAKSVCPGCERPVDLKNEKIDFCPHCGIGLFDHCGACTTRKSAFARFCHACGTASQPAQPTPGTPASTPSATPPATGA
- a CDS encoding DUF3597 domain-containing protein encodes the protein MGFFSKIFSKIFPSANAAEVVVAPPAAPAAASAPAAPAAPAGPAPIPLGDVAPILDAMPGAKALNWRTSIVDLLKLLGLDSSLAARKELAVELFYNGNDEPGSAAWNIWLHKQVMRSIAANGGSLPPDLRD
- a CDS encoding AEC family transporter; translation: MLSVLLITFPFFALVLCGYLAARRGVLPQPAIPGLNAFVLYFALPCMLYRFGASTPIGQLLDPAVAGVYVVCALVMVGATVALTRNARIGWNDAAFGALVAAFPNTGFMGVPLLVALLGAQAAGPAIVTIVVDMVITSSLCIALSRLDGAGTHGVGVALRNAFRGMATNPMPWSIALGALASALQFQLPGPVDKTVAMLADAASPVALFTIGAVLARSQMNQHERVPARDYVPVALAKLLVHPLLVWCAGTAAIAMGVPLTPFALTVLVLLAALPSASNVSLLAEKFGANNGRVARIILVSTALAFLSFSAAVTLLT
- the tgt gene encoding tRNA guanosine(34) transglycosylase Tgt, with product MLQFDLLKTDPSSHARRGQLTLNHGVVQTPIFMPVGTYGTVKGVMPRSLHDMGAQIILGNTFHLWMRPGLDVMQSFGGLHGFEKWDKPILTDSGGFQVWSLGAMRKITEEGVTFASPVNGDKLFMSPEVSMQIQTTLNSDIVMQLDECTPYETKGHKTTEAEARKSMEMSLRWAKRSRDEFQRLENPNALFGIVQGGMFKNLRQESLERLVEMDFPGYAVGGVSVGEPKDEMLDIMAHTPHRLPAHKPRYLMGVGTPEDLVQGVADGVDMFDCVMPTRNARNGTMFTRFGDLKIRNARHKADHKPMDTSCTCYACAGSSGVSWDDGGREGFSRAYLHHLDRCGEMLGPMLTTVHNLHYYLSLMREVRESLDAGTFAQFRAQFKADRARGV